A genomic window from Colletotrichum destructivum chromosome 7, complete sequence includes:
- a CDS encoding Putative Cyanovirin-N superfamily, whose amino-acid sequence MRASTLLALAAPGLTFALALALAESSDECLLNLGAWFAGKGLTDQPGLDTFGGVCKGTRVLKGKFQPFAARDEWLLYSCCRTSDGRFPYARYLALQNCIAFNDVGGGAFTWQKTMSFRLAESCPDCKVVDGSLAGAPGAHLRCTCAAPNQAPKTYELSLDADRWAEGDVRGEKMSRYPCGLSNGMMDCGWSRCVRKSYEHGFPPGHWHGPGSPDANDPR is encoded by the exons ATGCGCGCCAgcaccctcctcgccctcgccgccccaGGCCTcaccttcgccctcgccctcgccctcgccgaaaGCAGCGACGAGTGCCTCCTCAACCTCGGGGCCTGGTTCGCCGGTAAGGGCCTCACGGaccagcccggcctcgacaccttcggcggcgtctgCAAGGGCACCCGCGTCCTCAAGGGCAAGTTCCAGCCCTTCGCGGCCCGCGACGAGTGGCTCCTCTACAGCTGCTGCCGGACCAGCGACGGCAGGTTCCCGTACGCGAGGTACCTCGCGCTGCAGAACTGCATCGCCTTCAACGATGTCGGAGGGGGAGCCTTTACCTGGCAAAAGACCATGAG CTTCCGACTCGCCGAGTCCTGCCCGGACTGCAAAGTCGTCGACGGGTCCCTGGCGGGCGCGCCCGGGGCCCACCTGCGCTGCACCTGCGCGGCGCCGAACCAGGCGCCCAAGACGTACGAGCTGTCCCTCGACGCGGACCGGtgggccgagggcgacgtccgCGGCGAGAAGATGAGCCGGTACCCGTGCGGGCTGAGCAACGGCATGATGGACTGCGGCTGGTCACGGTGCGTGCGGAAGTCATACGAGCACGGCTTCCCGCCGGGCCACTGGCACGGCCCGGGGTCTCCGGACGCGAACGACCCGAGGTAG